The Candidatus Megaera polyxenophila genome includes a region encoding these proteins:
- a CDS encoding NUDIX hydrolase, which produces MNSFFKKPIIFFLLNILCVVNVLGKDRVKNYKLQVAVRALVVNENKLLLVSNEGNFWYTPGGRLNSNETLPECIVREVKEETGIDIQAKEIVSVYDFFDKKDNIHKVEVYFTTKIKSDVIPKNWKDQDGPIKFIRFFSHEELKHMKNVAPSFLKDGVWLKDKPKKIYEGYEVK; this is translated from the coding sequence ATGAATAGTTTTTTTAAAAAACCAATAATTTTCTTTTTATTGAATATATTATGTGTGGTTAATGTTTTAGGAAAGGATCGTGTGAAAAATTATAAATTACAAGTAGCAGTTAGAGCTCTAGTTGTAAATGAAAATAAGTTGTTATTAGTTAGTAATGAAGGTAATTTTTGGTATACACCTGGAGGTAGATTGAATTCAAATGAAACTCTACCAGAGTGTATTGTAAGAGAGGTAAAAGAAGAAACAGGGATTGATATACAAGCAAAAGAGATAGTTTCAGTATATGATTTTTTTGATAAGAAAGACAATATACATAAGGTAGAAGTTTATTTTACAACTAAAATTAAATCAGATGTGATTCCAAAAAATTGGAAAGATCAAGATGGTCCTATTAAGTTCATTAGGTTTTTCTCGCATGAAGAACTTAAGCATATGAAGAATGTTGCTCCTAGTTTTTTAAAGGATGGTGTGTGGCTTAAAGATAAACCTAAAAAAATTTATGAGGGTTATGAGGTAAAATGA
- a CDS encoding oxidoreductase, translating to MSKINLGIFGCGGATFCIHLPALLRLSDFFNIKLIYDIDSERANIIAGKISNSKVCSDPQQIFQDKTIDMVVILSPNHESLINYSLDAGKHVFTEKPISLDIDYSKRLVKKAKDLKLVLEVGLMRSHDKVIKSFFDKVLSKDVVSGFFYKADGSDQIIREVIMPRQLKAYNFSKIDLPIEPSGISKKGLDVLKKLLWSGIHLITVICDYFDDLEVVFCEINYTGKSMSCILSTQNNQQFLLNISETKVLSYSERIRFVGQNFMGELEFTSPYLSDNYTKAKIVNDKCIETAFDHQGDYKSSFISMWENIFKNVKSGKQSKSAELALRVEKIARAAAEIC from the coding sequence ATGAGTAAAATTAACTTAGGAATATTTGGCTGTGGAGGTGCAACTTTTTGTATACATTTACCTGCGTTGCTTAGGTTATCTGATTTTTTTAACATAAAATTAATTTATGATATTGACTCTGAAAGAGCTAACATTATCGCAGGAAAAATAAGTAATAGTAAAGTATGTTCTGACCCGCAACAAATATTTCAAGACAAAACCATAGATATGGTAGTTATTCTCTCTCCTAATCATGAAAGTTTAATTAATTATTCGCTTGATGCAGGAAAGCACGTTTTTACTGAAAAACCTATTTCCTTAGATATAGATTATTCAAAACGTTTAGTTAAGAAGGCAAAAGATTTGAAACTAGTATTAGAAGTTGGTTTAATGAGATCTCATGATAAAGTTATAAAAAGTTTTTTTGATAAAGTTTTGTCTAAAGATGTAGTGTCAGGTTTTTTTTATAAAGCTGATGGCTCTGATCAAATAATTAGAGAGGTAATAATGCCTAGACAGTTAAAAGCTTATAATTTTAGTAAAATTGATCTACCGATAGAACCATCTGGAATAAGTAAAAAGGGATTAGATGTTTTAAAAAAACTGCTATGGTCTGGAATACATTTAATTACTGTAATATGTGATTATTTTGATGATTTAGAGGTAGTTTTTTGTGAGATTAACTATACAGGCAAATCTATGAGCTGTATTTTATCTACTCAGAATAATCAACAGTTTTTACTTAATATCTCTGAAACAAAAGTGTTATCATATAGTGAAAGGATTAGGTTTGTAGGACAAAATTTTATGGGAGAACTTGAATTTACCTCTCCATATTTATCTGATAATTATACCAAAGCAAAGATAGTAAATGATAAGTGCATAGAGACGGCATTTGATCATCAAGGTGATTATAAATCATCTTTTATATCAATGT